The proteins below come from a single Oxyura jamaicensis isolate SHBP4307 breed ruddy duck chromosome 1, BPBGC_Ojam_1.0, whole genome shotgun sequence genomic window:
- the PCDH9 gene encoding protocadherin-9 isoform X15, translating into MDLRDFYLLTALIACLRLDSAVAQELIYTIREELPENVPIGNIPKDLNISHINAATGTSASLVYRLVSKAGDAPLVKVSSTTGEIFTTSNRIDREKLCAGASYAEENECFFELEVVILPNDFFRLIKIKIIVKDTNDNAPMFPSPVINISIPENTLINSRFPIPSATDPDTGFNGVQHYELLNGQSVFGLDIVETPEGEKWPQLIVQQNLDREQKDTYVMKIKVEDGGTPQKSSTAILQVTVSDVNDNRPVFKESQVEVHIPENAPVGTSVIQLHATDADIGSNAEIRYIFGAQVAPATKRFFALNNTTGLITVQRSLDREETAIHKVTVLASDGSSTPARATVTINVTDVNDNPPNIDLRYIISPINGTVYLSEKDPVNTKIALITVSDKDTDVNGKVICFIEREVPFHLKAVYDNQYLLETSSLLDYEGTKEFSFKIVASDSGKPSLNQTALVRVKLEDENDNPPIFSQPVIELSVSENNHRGLYLTTISATDEDSGKNADIVYQLGPNASFFDLDRKTGVLTASRVFDREEQERFIFTVTARDNGTPPLQSQAAVIVTVLDENDNSPKFTHNHFQFFVSENLPKYSTVGVITVTDADAGENKAVTLSILNDNENFVLDPFSGVIKSNVSFDREQQSSYTFDVKAVDGGQPPRSSTAKVTINVMDVNDNSPVVIYPPSNTSFKLVPLSAIPGSVVAEVFAVDIDTGMNAELKYTIVSGNNKGLFRIDPVTGNITLEEKPTPSDVGLHRLVVNISDLGYPKSLHTLVLVFLYVNDTAGNASYIYDLIRRTMETPLDRNIGDSSQPYQNEDYLTIMIAIVAGAMVVIVVIFVTVLVRCRHASRFKAAQRSKQGAEWMSPNQENKQNKKKKRKKRKSPKSSLLNFVTIEESKPDDAVHEPINGTISLPAELEEQSIGRFDWGTAPPTTFKPNSPDLAKHYKSASPQSAFHLKPDTPVSVKKHHVIQELPLDNTFVGGCDTLSKRSSTSSDHFSASECSSQGGFKTKGPLHTRQVLLLY; encoded by the coding sequence aTGGACCTGAGGGATTTTTACCTGTTGACTGCTTTGATTGCCTGTTTAAGGCTGGATTCTGCTGTAGCTCAAGAACTTATTTACACTATTAGAGAGGAGCTGCCTGAAAACGTCCCTATAGGAAACATACCAAAGGACCTGAACATTTCTCACATCAATGCTGCCACAGGGACCAGTGCCAGCCTTGTCTACAGACTGGTGTCTAAAGCAGGGGATGCCCCTCTGGTCAAAGTGTCCAGTACCACCGGGGAAATCTTTACGACATCTAACAGAATAGACAGAGAAAAACTCTGTGCTGGCGCTTcctatgcagaagaaaatgagtgCTTCTTTGAACTTGAAGTGGTGATTCTCCCCAATGACTTTTTCAGGttgatcaaaataaaaataattgtaaaggATACTAATGACAATGCACCTATGTTTCCATCCCCTGTCATCAATATCTCCATACCAGAAAACACTCTGATCAACAGTCGCTTTCCAATCCCATCAGCAACAGATCCTGATACAGGTTTCAACGGTGTGCAGCACTACGAGTTGTTGAATGGACAGAGTGTCTTTGGACTGGATATTGTAGAAACTCCAGAAGGAGAGAAATGGCCTCAACTGATTGTGCAGCAAAACTTGGATAGAGAGCAAAAGGACACCTATGTGATGAAAATCAAAGTGGAGGATGGAGGTACCCCGCAGAAATCCAGCACAGCTATCCTGCAAGTCACAGTAAGTGATGTCAATGATAACAGGCCTGTTTTTAAAGAGAGTCAAGTAGAGGTCCATATACCAGAAAATGCCCCTGTAGGCACCTCCGTAATTCAGCTTCATGCTACAGATGCAGATATAGGAAGCAATGCAGAAATCAGATATATTTTTGGTGCCCAAGTTGCTCCTGCAACCAAaagattttttgctttaaacaaTACCACAGGGCTGATCACAGTTCAGAGGTCCTTAGATCGGGAAGAGACTGCTATTCACAAAGTGACTGTGCTGGCTAGTGATGGTAGCTCTACACCAGCTCGTGCAACCGTTACCATCAATGTCACTGATGTAAATGATAACCCTCCTAACATAGACCTCAGGTACATTATAAGTCCCATCAATGGCACAGTGTACTTATCTGAGAAAGATCCTGTCAATACAAAGATTGCCCTAATTACAGTTTCAGATAAGGACACTGATGTGAATGGCAAAGTGATCTGTTTCATTGAGAGAGAAGTTCCCTTCCACTTGAAGGCAGTTTATGACAACCAGTATTTGTTAGAGACCTCTTCCTTATTGGACTATGAGGGCACCAAAGAATTCAGCTTTAAAATTGTTGCTTCTGATTCTGGCAAGCCCAGTTTGAACCAGACTGCCCTGGTAAGAGTTAAACTGGAGGATGAAAATGACAACCCTCCGATTTTCAGCCAGCCTGTAATTGAGCTGtcagtttctgaaaacaacCATCGTGGTCTATACTTAACAACTATTAGTGCCACAGATGAAGACAGTGGGAAAAATGCAGACATTGTTTATCAGCTTGGCCCTAATGCCTCCTTTTTTGATCTGGATCGAAAGACGGGAGTTTTGACAGCCTCCAGAGTTTTTGACAGAGAAGAACAGGAACGATTCATTTTCACTGTTACAGCCCGAGACAATGGCACCCCTCCTTTGCAGAGTCAAGCAGCTGTAATTGTTACTGTCTTGGATGAAAATGACAACAGTCCCAAATTTACTCATAATCACTTTCAATTTTTTGTATCGGAGAACCTACCAAAGTATAGCACTGTGGGAGTGATCACAGTGACTGACGCAGATGctggggaaaataaagcagtgacCCTTTCCATCCTGAATGACAATGAAAACTTTGTGCTGGATCCATTCTCTGGAGTTATAAAATCCAATGTTTCTTTTGATCGAGAACAGCAGAGCTCCTACACTTTTGATGTGAAGGCAGTTGATGGAGGACAACCTCCTCGCTCTTCTACAGCAAAAGTAACCATAAATGTCATGGATGTTAATGATAACAGTCCTGTTGTCATTTACCCGCCTTCTAATACTTCTTTTAAGTTAGTGCCACTCTCAGCAATTCCGGGATCAGTGGTAGCAGAAGTGTTTGCTGTAGATATCGACACTGGAATGAATGCCGAACTGAAGTACACAATAGTAAGTGGAAATAACAAAGGTTTGTTTCGGATCGATCCGGTGACAGGTAATATAACTCTGGAAGAAAAACCAACCCCTAGTGATGTGGGGCTGCATCGCTTAGTTGTCAACATAAGTGATTTGGGTTATCCCAAATCCTTGCATACTCTTGtgcttgtatttttgtatgtgaaTGATACTGCTGGAAATGCCTCTTATATTTATGACTTGATACGCAGGACTATGGAAACACCTTTGGACCGGAACATAGGGGACAGTAGCCAACCCTACCAAAATGAGGACTATCTCACGATCATGATTGCTATTGTGGCAGGTGCAATGGTTGTTATAGTGGTGATATTTGTCACAGTTCTCGTTCGCTGCCGGCATGCATCCAGATTCAAAGCCGCACAGAGGAGCAAGCAAGGTGCTGAATGGATGTCTCCCAATCAAGagaacaagcaaaacaaaaaaaagaaaagaaagaaaaggaaatctcCGAAGAGTTCTCTTTTGAACTTCGTGACCATTGAGGAGTCCAAACCTGATGATGCAGTTCATGAACCTATCAATGGGACAATAAGCCTTCCAGCGGAGCTGGAGGAGCAAAGTATAGGAAGATTTGACTGGGGCACTGCACCACCAACAACCTTTAAGCCTAATAGTCCTGATCTTGCCAAGCATTACAAATCTGCCTCTCCACAGTCTGCTTTTCATCTCAAACCTGATACTCCAGTTTCAGTGAAAAAGCACCATGTGATTCAGGAACTCCCGTTGGACAACACCTTTGTTGGTGGTTGTGACACCCTTTCCAAACGCTCTTCCACTAGTTCAGATCACTTCAGTGCCTCAGAGTGCAGTTCCCAAGGAGGCTTCAAGACAAAGGGCCCCTTACACACCAGACAG